In Cytobacillus oceanisediminis, the following proteins share a genomic window:
- the ftsE gene encoding cell division ATP-binding protein FtsE — translation MIDMKDVYKRYPNGVTAASGIDVHIKQGEFVYVVGPSGAGKSTFIKMMYREEKPSSGTITIDGVNLATLKNAKVPLMRRKIGVVFQDFKLLQTLTVYENVAFALEVIEEHPKNIKKQVMETLDLVGLKHKARMLPTELSGGEQQRVSIARSIVNSPKVVIADEPTGNLDPDTSWEIMNIFDEINTRGTTVVMATHNKEIVNTIKHRVIAIEGGRIVRDEQRGDYGYES, via the coding sequence ATGATCGATATGAAAGACGTATATAAGAGATACCCCAATGGCGTTACAGCTGCCAGCGGGATTGATGTCCATATTAAACAAGGTGAGTTTGTTTATGTAGTAGGACCGAGTGGGGCCGGTAAATCCACTTTTATCAAAATGATGTACCGGGAAGAAAAGCCTTCGAGCGGAACGATAACCATTGACGGAGTGAATCTGGCTACATTAAAAAATGCAAAGGTGCCGCTTATGCGCCGTAAAATCGGTGTCGTTTTCCAGGACTTTAAGCTTCTTCAGACACTAACTGTCTATGAGAATGTAGCTTTTGCTCTTGAGGTTATTGAAGAGCATCCGAAGAATATTAAAAAACAAGTCATGGAAACTTTGGACCTTGTAGGTTTAAAGCATAAGGCTAGGATGCTTCCGACCGAATTATCAGGCGGGGAGCAGCAGCGTGTTTCCATCGCCAGATCCATCGTAAATTCTCCAAAGGTCGTGATAGCGGACGAGCCTACAGGAAACCTTGACCCGGATACTTCATGGGAAATCATGAACATTTTCGATGAAATCAACACGAGAGGAACGACTGTGGTCATGGCAACTCATAATAAAGAAATTGTTAACACGATTAAGCACCGCGTTATTGCCATAGAAGGCGGAAGGATTGTGCGTGACGAGCAAAGAGGTGATTACGGCTATGAAAGCTAG
- a CDS encoding YitT family protein, whose translation MGKNRRGYTYSTKAERLLEYLYVLIGSGIVAIAFNMFLLPNRIASGGVSGISTILDAVAGWEPAYVQWAFNIPLFIAGVLLLGKQFGAKTLAGTIFLPFVVFLTKDYEPWTSDPLLASLFGGIGVGLGLGIVFRGKASTGGTDLAAQIINKYTGLSLGTCVAIIDGLIVLSAAIIFDIEQGLYALIALYVTSKTIDLIQLGFSRTKMALIITEKQSEVREGILNKIDRGVTKLSAYGGYTDHERPVLMCVVDQTEFTKLKQLVQTIDPTAFIIVTDASEVLGEGFKRA comes from the coding sequence ATGGGCAAGAATAGAAGAGGATATACTTATAGTACAAAAGCGGAGAGATTGCTGGAGTACTTATATGTTTTAATAGGTTCTGGAATTGTGGCTATCGCGTTTAATATGTTTTTGCTTCCCAACCGAATTGCGTCAGGAGGAGTAAGCGGAATCAGTACGATCCTGGATGCGGTTGCTGGCTGGGAGCCGGCATATGTACAGTGGGCATTTAATATACCGCTTTTTATTGCAGGTGTGCTTTTGCTCGGCAAACAATTTGGGGCGAAAACTCTGGCTGGGACAATATTTCTGCCGTTTGTTGTTTTTCTTACAAAAGATTATGAGCCATGGACATCAGATCCGCTGCTGGCTTCTCTGTTTGGCGGAATTGGCGTTGGCCTGGGTTTAGGTATTGTTTTCCGGGGTAAAGCATCAACAGGAGGGACAGACCTTGCAGCACAGATTATTAACAAGTATACAGGTTTGTCTCTTGGAACTTGTGTAGCGATAATCGATGGATTAATCGTACTGTCGGCTGCGATTATTTTTGACATAGAGCAGGGGCTGTATGCCTTAATTGCCTTATATGTGACAAGCAAAACAATCGATCTTATTCAGCTTGGATTCAGCCGGACAAAGATGGCTTTAATCATTACTGAAAAACAAAGTGAAGTTCGTGAAGGAATTTTGAATAAAATTGACCGCGGTGTGACAAAACTATCAGCATACGGTGGTTATACCGACCATGAACGTCCAGTTCTTATGTGTGTGGTGGACCAGACGGAGTTCACAAAATTGAAACAACTGGTTCAAACCATTGATCCTACTGCATTTATCATTGTTACGGATGCTTCCGAGGTGTTGGGCGAGGGTTTCAAACGAGCATAG
- a CDS encoding chromate transporter — translation MIYAQIFLAFFIPGILGYGGGPASIPLVENEVVDHYGWLTTNEFSEMLAMGNALPGPIATKMAGYIGYEQGGILGAIVGVFATVAPSLILMITLLGFLMKYKESPRVKRMTTYIRPVIAVLLGIMTYDFFFSAYEGVGIWQTLFIGLLSFFLMERLKVHPAYVIAGALVYGGLVLG, via the coding sequence ATGATCTACGCTCAGATATTCTTGGCATTCTTCATTCCGGGGATTCTTGGATACGGCGGGGGACCAGCATCCATTCCGTTAGTTGAGAATGAAGTGGTCGATCATTATGGATGGCTCACAACAAACGAATTCAGTGAAATGCTGGCAATGGGCAATGCGCTGCCCGGCCCGATTGCAACGAAAATGGCCGGCTATATTGGCTATGAACAGGGAGGAATCCTCGGAGCAATCGTGGGGGTATTTGCAACCGTAGCTCCATCACTGATACTGATGATTACACTGCTCGGATTTCTTATGAAGTATAAGGAATCACCGCGCGTCAAGCGGATGACTACCTATATCCGCCCAGTCATCGCCGTATTGCTTGGCATCATGACGTATGATTTCTTTTTCTCAGCTTATGAAGGCGTCGGAATATGGCAGACACTTTTCATCGGACTGCTTAGCTTTTTCCTAATGGAAAGGCTTAAAGTTCATCCGGCTTATGTTATCGCAGGAGCGCTCGTTTACGGGGGGCTTGTTTTAGGTTAA
- a CDS encoding YecA family protein, whose translation MSTVKVSRNEPCPCGSGKKYKKCCGSKDAVSIKDVLNHEVLELQKEVRAYALTHFADDMKEDFMDLLDILEDIEPEEKEFYEFVHSFWYILFGTLEDMDSIMDEFIHAKLPAVARPRLKNILKSWEDSKAAAGILTEVTEDKAAIKDCLTGKVYHISLFGNMEVNEGNFAFAMLLPYGEEYVAFPAIFDLPGENAAQFSDYIQYSFEDAKYDDPEEYLAEYFVDLMNDTPKSLAVPTIDNFDWPSKGAELVADMFRVDMIKAGEEPWLIGMGISLWMEYLTKTGKQVKKPDNYVAGLRYLVSTIAPTKENLTQKEFGEIYGINANRVSTYYGEIYDAVEKTISELIESSNS comes from the coding sequence ATGTCAACAGTAAAAGTAAGCAGAAACGAACCGTGCCCATGCGGGAGCGGAAAAAAATATAAAAAGTGCTGCGGCAGCAAAGATGCTGTTTCAATTAAGGATGTTTTAAATCACGAAGTTCTTGAGCTTCAAAAGGAAGTAAGGGCCTATGCGCTTACTCATTTTGCAGATGACATGAAAGAAGATTTCATGGATCTTCTGGATATCCTTGAAGACATTGAACCAGAGGAAAAAGAGTTCTATGAATTTGTGCACTCTTTTTGGTACATTCTTTTTGGAACGCTGGAAGATATGGACTCCATTATGGATGAGTTCATTCATGCGAAATTACCGGCCGTTGCTCGTCCGCGCTTAAAAAACATTTTAAAATCGTGGGAAGACAGCAAAGCGGCAGCTGGAATACTGACCGAAGTGACTGAAGATAAAGCAGCCATTAAAGATTGCCTGACCGGGAAGGTTTACCATATCTCCCTATTTGGTAATATGGAGGTTAATGAAGGAAACTTTGCCTTTGCCATGCTTCTTCCTTATGGGGAAGAGTATGTAGCGTTTCCGGCCATTTTCGATCTGCCAGGAGAAAATGCTGCGCAGTTTTCAGACTATATTCAGTATTCCTTCGAAGATGCAAAATACGATGATCCTGAAGAATACCTGGCTGAATACTTTGTTGACCTCATGAATGACACACCCAAATCATTAGCAGTGCCAACTATTGATAATTTCGATTGGCCAAGCAAGGGTGCAGAGCTGGTTGCGGATATGTTCCGTGTCGACATGATCAAAGCTGGGGAAGAACCATGGCTGATCGGCATGGGGATCTCACTCTGGATGGAGTATCTGACGAAAACCGGCAAACAGGTCAAAAAGCCTGATAACTATGTTGCGGGTCTCCGATACCTTGTGAGCACAATAGCGCCAACAAAGGAAAATCTCACTCAGAAGGAATTCGGAGAGATATACGGCATCAATGCGAACCGTGTCTCTACTTATTATGGTGAAATTTATGACGCAGTTGAGAAAACCATTAGTGAACTGATTGAATCGTCGAATTCATAA
- the ftsX gene encoding permease-like cell division protein FtsX: MKARTLGRHFRESFKSLGRNGWMTFASASAVTVTLILVGVFFVIMMNLNKVATTIEEDVEIRVHIDVAANEQDQEVLRQKIEGIPEIKTVEYSTKEKELDSLIDSLGEEGEAFKLFEQDNPLNDVFIVKTKNPTDTMKAAKQIEKMEYAAKVKYGQGQVEKLFNFINAGRNVGLVLIIGLLFTAMFLISNTIKITIMSRRKEIEIMRLVGATNAFIRWPFFLEGLWLGLLGSIIPIALVSTAYYYAYDYLAPKLEGHFVKLLEFSPFVYQISGLIILMGALIGVWGSLMSVRKFLKV, encoded by the coding sequence ATGAAAGCTAGAACATTGGGCCGGCACTTCCGCGAAAGCTTCAAGAGCCTCGGGCGAAACGGCTGGATGACGTTTGCTTCGGCAAGTGCTGTGACAGTAACACTCATTTTAGTTGGCGTATTTTTCGTCATTATGATGAATCTCAACAAGGTGGCTACTACCATTGAAGAGGACGTGGAAATCCGCGTTCACATCGATGTTGCTGCAAATGAGCAGGATCAGGAAGTTTTACGGCAAAAAATCGAAGGAATACCCGAAATCAAAACAGTTGAATATTCAACTAAGGAAAAAGAGCTTGATAGTTTAATAGACAGCCTTGGTGAAGAAGGAGAAGCCTTCAAACTGTTCGAACAGGATAATCCGCTGAACGATGTATTTATCGTAAAGACGAAAAACCCGACAGACACAATGAAAGCCGCTAAGCAGATTGAAAAAATGGAATATGCGGCAAAAGTAAAATATGGGCAGGGGCAGGTTGAAAAGCTATTCAACTTTATCAATGCCGGCAGAAACGTTGGCCTTGTGCTGATTATCGGCCTATTATTTACTGCCATGTTCCTGATTTCCAATACGATTAAAATTACGATCATGTCACGAAGAAAAGAAATCGAGATTATGAGATTGGTAGGAGCGACCAACGCCTTCATCAGATGGCCATTCTTCCTGGAAGGTTTATGGCTTGGATTGCTTGGATCCATTATTCCGATTGCACTTGTTTCAACAGCCTACTATTATGCCTATGATTATTTGGCGCCAAAGCTTGAAGGACACTTTGTCAAGCTGCTGGAATTTAGTCCGTTTGTCTATCAGATTTCCGGACTTATTATCCTGATGGGTGCACTCATTGGTGTATGGGGAAGCTTGATGTCAGTCAGAAAGTTCCTGAAAGTATAA
- a CDS encoding nuclease-related domain-containing protein: MIEKERFIPIRIQKNHALLKRIAKNHPKRLVIESDQTRRLAGYKGEQAIDFHLSKLPEKEFLIFHDLRLSSGKHFFQIDTLILNSAFALILEVKNYGGTLYFDPDFNQLIQTNSKGEVKGYPNPIEQARVQCSEMKKWLLKCNINIPIEFFIIISKPSTILKTAPGHAKMLQRVLHVQFLLKSIEKIKSAHKKEVLSPKDMKKISRSLLKEHTQKNFDILKHYEISKSDIQTGVICKVCSFYPMKRHYGTWFCTNCQTKDKNAHIPALMDLFLLNNDSPLNNGQICSFFHISSGDIAKKLLSASKLPTSGSKKGRVYLPKPDYQQIKDLE, translated from the coding sequence TTGATTGAAAAAGAACGATTTATACCCATCCGAATACAAAAAAATCACGCATTGCTGAAGAGAATTGCGAAAAATCATCCAAAGCGGTTAGTTATCGAATCAGATCAAACCAGGAGATTAGCAGGTTATAAAGGTGAGCAGGCAATTGACTTCCACTTAAGCAAACTGCCGGAAAAAGAGTTCTTAATCTTCCATGATCTTCGTCTCTCAAGCGGAAAACATTTTTTCCAGATTGACACGCTTATCTTAAATTCAGCATTTGCATTAATTTTAGAAGTGAAAAACTATGGCGGAACCTTATATTTCGATCCTGACTTCAATCAACTAATCCAAACAAATAGCAAGGGTGAAGTCAAAGGCTATCCAAATCCGATAGAGCAAGCCAGAGTACAATGTTCTGAAATGAAAAAATGGCTATTGAAATGCAATATCAATATCCCGATTGAGTTTTTCATCATCATCAGCAAACCCTCTACCATTCTTAAAACCGCTCCAGGCCACGCGAAAATGCTCCAAAGAGTTCTTCATGTTCAATTCCTTCTGAAAAGTATTGAGAAAATAAAGTCCGCCCATAAAAAAGAAGTCCTATCTCCAAAAGATATGAAGAAAATCTCCCGCTCTCTTCTAAAAGAACATACCCAAAAAAATTTTGATATCCTAAAACATTATGAAATCTCAAAATCTGATATACAAACAGGGGTTATCTGCAAAGTTTGCTCTTTTTATCCAATGAAACGCCATTATGGAACATGGTTTTGCACTAATTGCCAAACCAAAGATAAGAATGCTCACATTCCAGCCCTTATGGACTTATTCCTCCTAAACAATGATTCTCCATTGAATAATGGACAAATCTGCAGTTTTTTTCACATTTCTTCAGGAGATATAGCAAAAAAACTTCTCTCAGCAAGTAAACTGCCGACTTCCGGTTCAAAAAAAGGTAGAGTATATTTACCGAAACCAGACTATCAGCAAATTAAAGATCTGGAATAG
- the secA gene encoding preprotein translocase subunit SecA, translating into MLGILNKVFDQNKREIKRLTKMAEQIEVLASDMEKLSDQQLREKTEEFKARYQKGETVDDMLTEAFAVVREAAKRVLGLYPYPVQLMGGISLHDGNISEMKTGEGKTLTATMPVYLNALTGKGVHVVTVNEYLASRDATEMGQLYEFLGLSVGLNLNGLSKEEKQAAYAADITYSTNNELGFDYLRDNMVLYKEQKVQRPLHYAVIDEVDSILIDEARTPLIISGSAQKSTQLYIQANAFVSRLKKDEDFTYDEKTKGVQLTEEGMTKAEKAFGIDNLFDISHVALNHHITQALKAHSSMHLDVDYVVQDDEIVIVDQFTGRLMKGRRYSDGLHQAIEAKEGLEIQNESMTLATITFQNYFRMYEKLAGMTGTAKTEEEEFRNIYNMNVVVIPTNRPIARDDRPDLIYATMDGKFRAVVEDIADRHQKGQPVLVGTVAIETSEIISKYLSKKGVPHNVLNAKNHGREAEIILDAGKQGAVTIATNMAGRGTDIKLGEGVKELGGLCVVGTERHESRRIDNQLRGRSGRQGDPGVTQFYLSMEDELMRRFGSDNMKSMMERLGMDDTQPIQSKMVSRAVESAQKRVEGNNFDARKQLLSYDDVLRQQREILYGQRNEVLESENLREIVEKMIMTSIQRNVEGYAPGHEDEENWNLQGIIDYVNGNLLNEGDLTVNDIRGKDTEEIAETIFAKVKERYNEKEEMLSPEQMREFEKVIVLRAVDSKWMDHIDAMDQLRQGIHLRAYGQTDPLREYQGEGFAMFENMIASIEEDVAKYIMKAEIRNNLERQEVAKGQAVNPKEDGEKVKKKPVVKQMDVGRNDPCICGSGKKYKNCCGAEK; encoded by the coding sequence ATGCTTGGGATTTTAAATAAAGTGTTTGATCAAAATAAACGCGAAATAAAACGTCTCACCAAAATGGCAGAACAAATTGAAGTACTTGCATCTGATATGGAAAAATTATCGGACCAGCAGCTGCGCGAGAAAACGGAAGAATTCAAAGCCCGCTACCAAAAGGGCGAAACCGTCGATGATATGCTGACTGAAGCTTTTGCGGTTGTCCGCGAAGCAGCAAAGCGCGTTCTTGGCTTATATCCTTATCCGGTTCAGTTAATGGGGGGTATTTCCCTTCATGACGGAAATATTTCAGAGATGAAAACCGGAGAAGGTAAAACCCTGACTGCAACCATGCCAGTGTATCTCAATGCCCTTACAGGCAAAGGTGTCCACGTAGTTACAGTCAACGAATACCTTGCGAGCCGTGACGCCACTGAAATGGGCCAGCTTTACGAATTCCTTGGCCTGTCTGTCGGCTTAAACTTAAATGGGCTTTCGAAAGAAGAAAAACAGGCGGCATATGCTGCTGATATCACATACAGCACAAACAACGAGCTTGGGTTCGATTACCTTCGCGATAACATGGTTCTCTACAAAGAGCAGAAGGTTCAGCGCCCGCTGCACTATGCCGTAATTGATGAAGTGGACTCCATCCTCATTGACGAAGCACGTACACCGCTGATCATTTCCGGATCTGCTCAAAAGTCCACTCAGCTTTATATTCAGGCCAATGCCTTTGTCAGCCGCCTGAAAAAAGATGAAGACTTCACATATGATGAAAAGACAAAAGGTGTGCAGCTGACAGAAGAGGGGATGACAAAAGCAGAAAAGGCTTTTGGGATCGATAACCTTTTCGACATCTCGCATGTTGCACTTAACCACCATATTACACAGGCATTAAAAGCACATTCCAGTATGCACCTTGATGTAGATTATGTCGTTCAGGACGATGAGATTGTAATCGTTGACCAATTTACTGGGCGTCTGATGAAGGGCCGCCGCTACAGCGATGGACTTCACCAGGCTATCGAAGCTAAGGAAGGCCTGGAAATCCAGAACGAAAGCATGACACTTGCAACGATCACATTCCAGAACTATTTCCGTATGTACGAAAAGCTTGCCGGTATGACCGGTACGGCGAAAACGGAAGAAGAAGAATTCCGAAACATCTACAATATGAACGTTGTTGTGATTCCGACAAACCGTCCGATCGCCCGTGATGACCGTCCGGATTTAATTTATGCAACAATGGATGGTAAATTCCGTGCAGTTGTAGAAGATATTGCTGATCGCCACCAAAAAGGACAGCCTGTGCTTGTCGGTACTGTTGCTATCGAAACATCTGAAATTATCTCTAAATACCTGAGCAAAAAAGGCGTTCCGCATAACGTTCTAAACGCGAAAAATCATGGCCGTGAAGCGGAAATCATCTTGGATGCCGGTAAGCAGGGTGCTGTGACAATTGCCACTAACATGGCTGGACGCGGTACGGATATCAAGCTTGGGGAAGGCGTAAAGGAGCTTGGCGGCTTATGCGTTGTTGGTACAGAGCGTCATGAAAGCAGACGTATCGATAACCAGCTCCGCGGACGTTCCGGACGTCAGGGAGACCCGGGTGTCACGCAATTCTATCTTTCCATGGAAGATGAATTAATGCGCCGTTTCGGTTCTGACAATATGAAATCGATGATGGAGCGCCTTGGAATGGATGACACTCAGCCAATCCAAAGTAAAATGGTTTCAAGAGCTGTTGAATCTGCGCAGAAGCGCGTTGAAGGCAATAACTTTGATGCACGTAAGCAGCTTCTTTCTTACGACGATGTTCTCCGTCAGCAGCGTGAGATTCTTTATGGTCAGCGTAATGAAGTTCTGGAGTCTGAGAACTTGAGAGAGATCGTTGAAAAGATGATCATGACCAGCATTCAGCGTAATGTGGAAGGGTATGCACCTGGACATGAAGACGAGGAAAACTGGAACCTGCAGGGCATCATTGACTATGTGAATGGAAACCTTCTAAATGAAGGTGACCTAACCGTAAATGATATCCGCGGCAAGGATACGGAGGAAATCGCCGAAACCATTTTTGCCAAGGTTAAAGAACGCTACAATGAAAAAGAGGAAATGCTTAGCCCTGAGCAAATGCGTGAATTTGAAAAAGTCATCGTGCTTCGTGCGGTTGACTCCAAATGGATGGATCACATTGACGCAATGGATCAGCTTCGCCAGGGAATCCACCTGCGTGCGTATGGCCAGACAGATCCGCTCCGCGAGTACCAGGGAGAAGGCTTTGCGATGTTTGAAAACATGATCGCTTCCATCGAAGAAGATGTTGCGAAGTACATCATGAAGGCCGAAATCCGCAACAACCTCGAGCGCCAGGAAGTGGCCAAGGGACAGGCCGTCAACCCGAAAGAAGACGGTGAAAAGGTTAAGAAGAAACCTGTCGTCAAGCAGATGGACGTTGGAAGAAACGACCCATGCATCTGCGGCAGCGGCAAGAAATATAAAAACTGCTGTGGTGCAGAGAAATAA
- the prfB gene encoding peptide chain release factor 2 (programmed frameshift), whose translation MELADIRNELEKTAKILADFRGSLDLENKEARIAELDDVMLQPGFWDDQQAAQVVISESNSLKDQVVEFHNLYETFENLELTYELVKEESDAELQAELEEELKDLVKRLNDFELQLLLSEEYDKNNAILELHPGAGGTESQDWGSMLLRMYTRWAEKKGFKVETLDYLPGDEAGIKSVTLSIKGHNAYGYLKAEKGVHRLVRISPFDSSGRRHTSFVSCEVMPEFNDEIEIDIRTEDLKIDTYRASGAGGQHINTTDSAVRITHLPTNVVVTCQTERSQIKNRERAMKMLQAKLYQKKIEEQEAELAEIRGEQKDIGWGSQIRSYVFHPYSMVKDHRTNTEVGNVQGVMDGDLDLFINAYLRSKLILPQD comes from the exons ATGGAATTAGCAGATATTCGCAATGAACTTGAAAAAACAGCTAAGATTTTAGCGGACTTTAGGGGGTCTCTT GACTTAGAAAACAAAGAGGCGCGCATAGCTGAGCTTGATGATGTCATGCTGCAGCCTGGATTTTGGGATGACCAGCAGGCGGCACAGGTTGTTATCAGCGAATCAAACTCACTGAAAGATCAGGTAGTTGAATTCCACAACTTATACGAAACGTTTGAGAATCTGGAATTAACTTATGAGCTAGTAAAAGAAGAGAGCGACGCAGAATTGCAGGCCGAGCTTGAGGAAGAGCTCAAGGACTTAGTGAAGCGCCTGAACGATTTCGAACTGCAGCTTCTTTTAAGCGAAGAATATGATAAGAACAATGCCATTCTTGAACTGCATCCGGGTGCAGGCGGAACCGAGTCACAGGACTGGGGCAGCATGCTGCTTCGTATGTATACACGCTGGGCGGAAAAGAAAGGCTTCAAGGTTGAAACACTTGATTACCTGCCTGGAGATGAAGCGGGTATCAAGAGTGTTACCCTTAGCATTAAGGGCCATAACGCATACGGCTACTTGAAGGCTGAAAAAGGCGTGCACCGTCTAGTAAGGATTTCTCCATTCGACTCTTCGGGCCGCCGTCATACATCATTCGTATCCTGTGAAGTGATGCCGGAATTCAATGATGAAATTGAAATCGACATCCGTACAGAAGATCTGAAAATCGACACATACCGTGCAAGCGGCGCCGGCGGTCAGCATATCAACACGACTGACTCTGCTGTCCGTATCACCCACTTGCCGACAAATGTCGTGGTAACGTGCCAGACAGAGCGTTCCCAGATCAAAAACCGCGAACGTGCCATGAAAATGCTGCAAGCTAAGCTCTACCAAAAGAAAATCGAAGAGCAGGAAGCAGAATTGGCCGAAATCCGAGGTGAACAAAAAGACATCGGGTGGGGAAGCCAGATCCGCTCCTATGTCTTCCATCCATATTCCATGGTAAAAGACCACCGCACCAACACGGAAGTCGGTAACGTCCAGGGAGTTATGGACGGTGATCTGGATTTGTTTATTAATGCATATTTGCGCTCAAAATTGATTTTGCCTCAGGATTAA
- the cccB gene encoding cytochrome c551, producing the protein MKKKLLALLMGTSLVLAACGGGDDAAEDKDTATNGGGETTTDTADAGDAQKLYEQKCSSCHGANLEGGVGPALDKIGASLSQEDIENTIANGKGAMPKGLLQGEEASAVASWLAGKK; encoded by the coding sequence GTGAAAAAGAAGCTACTGGCATTACTGATGGGTACATCTTTAGTTCTTGCAGCCTGCGGCGGCGGAGACGATGCTGCTGAAGACAAGGACACTGCTACAAACGGCGGCGGTGAAACAACGACTGATACTGCTGACGCTGGTGACGCACAAAAGCTTTATGAACAGAAATGTTCAAGCTGCCACGGTGCAAACCTTGAAGGCGGTGTAGGGCCTGCACTAGATAAAATTGGTGCCAGCCTATCGCAGGAAGATATTGAAAACACAATTGCTAACGGTAAAGGAGCTATGCCTAAAGGCTTGCTTCAGGGAGAAGAAGCTTCTGCTGTAGCATCCTGGCTAGCAGGCAAGAAATAA
- a CDS encoding murein hydrolase activator EnvC family protein — MKKSIITLSLAAVLGFGSLTVGLPLEKASAANKLNDLNSQKDKINEQRSGVESKINDTDKRLTENQGEQQSVQSEIERLDKAISDALAKIEEKNNEISETKKEIEKLEGEIKVLVERIKKRNELLKDRARNYQETGGMVSYIDVLMGAQSFGDFVERVGAVATIVEADQDILKAHQADKDELEKKQAQVKEELASLEKMLAELESMKKSLNAQKAEKDKLLASLKHEEEEMHAHKLELAEENEILAAQEAALQKAIKLEQERQAEAARQAEAARQAELAKQKAAQKSSSSSAGSSSSSDSGSSSSPQVSAPSVSSGAWTKPAAGRLSSGFGGRSLGEHYGVDIASGGTVPIVAAADGVVIRSYYSSSYGNAIFIAHSIGGQTYTTVYAHMRSRSVGSGQTVSKGQQIGIMGNTGQSYGQHLHFELHRGSWNAAKSNAINPVGIVPL; from the coding sequence TTGAAGAAATCCATCATCACATTATCATTAGCTGCTGTTTTAGGTTTTGGCAGCCTAACAGTTGGACTGCCTCTAGAAAAGGCGTCTGCAGCAAATAAATTAAATGATTTAAACAGCCAAAAAGATAAGATTAATGAACAGCGTTCTGGAGTAGAATCAAAGATTAACGATACAGATAAGAGGCTTACCGAAAACCAGGGCGAGCAGCAGTCCGTTCAAAGTGAAATTGAGCGCCTGGATAAAGCGATCAGTGATGCTTTAGCGAAAATTGAAGAAAAGAACAACGAAATTTCTGAAACTAAAAAGGAAATAGAAAAACTTGAAGGCGAAATTAAAGTATTAGTAGAGCGCATCAAAAAGCGCAACGAACTATTAAAGGACCGTGCGCGCAACTACCAGGAAACTGGCGGAATGGTGAGCTATATTGATGTTTTAATGGGTGCGCAAAGCTTTGGAGATTTTGTTGAACGCGTTGGAGCAGTTGCTACGATCGTAGAAGCTGACCAGGACATTTTAAAAGCGCATCAGGCGGATAAAGACGAGCTGGAGAAAAAACAGGCTCAGGTAAAAGAAGAGCTTGCATCTTTAGAAAAAATGCTTGCCGAGCTTGAAAGCATGAAAAAGAGCTTAAATGCCCAAAAGGCAGAAAAGGATAAACTGCTTGCATCCCTAAAGCATGAAGAAGAGGAAATGCATGCTCATAAGCTTGAATTAGCTGAAGAAAATGAAATCCTTGCAGCCCAGGAAGCAGCGCTTCAAAAAGCAATCAAGCTTGAGCAGGAAAGACAGGCTGAGGCAGCAAGACAGGCTGAGGCAGCAAGACAAGCTGAATTGGCAAAACAGAAAGCAGCTCAAAAGAGCAGCTCTTCATCAGCAGGAAGCAGCTCATCATCTGATAGCGGATCATCAAGCAGCCCGCAGGTTTCTGCACCTTCAGTATCAAGCGGTGCCTGGACAAAACCAGCTGCAGGAAGACTTTCTTCAGGATTTGGCGGCCGTTCATTAGGCGAGCACTATGGTGTTGATATTGCATCAGGCGGTACAGTACCGATCGTGGCAGCAGCAGATGGTGTTGTAATTCGTTCATACTATTCAAGCAGCTACGGAAATGCCATTTTTATTGCCCATTCTATTGGCGGACAAACTTACACAACCGTATACGCTCATATGAGAAGCCGTTCTGTAGGCTCTGGCCAGACTGTTTCTAAAGGCCAGCAAATCGGTATCATGGGTAATACTGGACAATCTTATGGCCAGCATCTGCACTTTGAACTTCACAGAGGTTCTTGGAATGCAGCAAAATCAAATGCGATAAATCCAGTAGGCATTGTGCCTCTATAA